In the Gymnodinialimonas sp. 202GB13-11 genome, one interval contains:
- a CDS encoding glycosyltransferase gives MAVKCALGLELTTRGADIERSWLLEEPSTNAGTRTPEITIVLPVYNALELLKKCLTRVERFTNCPWHLVAVEDGSTDPAVRPWLTQWASRHPDRVSLVCLDENLGFVGAVNTGLDHALSRDVDGPVVLLNSDALVPENWANRLCDPLNEPSVASVTPMSNAAEILSVPDIGPGIPLRDGEADKIDTVARRLGAVPLPSIPTGVGFCMALSRNWLRRVPRFDPAFGRGYGEEVDWCQKTRALGANHLCQPGLFVEHVGGQSFGSKEKSARIRVAGAKISRRYPRYDAEVQQFISNDPLATPRLALSIALAAARVDRLPVFLAHSLGGGAEAALRVEMARHEAAVVLRVGGLRRWQVEVHVARQVLAGRTDDIDLVRRLLASAEALDLIYSCGVGDSDPFGLPQILLSLRRTDRSDRLLMRLHDYFPLSPSYTLLGRNGFSGVPAPETSDPCHATRRPDGTRLTLADWRAAWGKLVAECDEVTTFSQASARLFLEGYGNANVKVRPHLRLVSVRRMAEQSGRRVGILGHLNIQKGALVIRELATAHPHQTFVVIGLVDSSIPLPRNVIVHGTYERDEITELARLYGIRAWLMPSVWPETFSFATREALATGLPVAGFALGAQGEALRDAPNGFTVPLEPKSGAAERLFSMVDPARSTQAAAE, from the coding sequence ATGGCCGTGAAGTGCGCCCTTGGGTTGGAGCTCACAACACGCGGTGCCGACATCGAGCGTTCTTGGCTTCTAGAAGAACCCTCTACAAATGCTGGCACCCGCACGCCTGAAATCACCATCGTCCTGCCTGTCTATAATGCGCTGGAATTGCTCAAGAAGTGTCTGACGAGAGTGGAGCGTTTTACAAACTGCCCATGGCACTTGGTTGCTGTTGAAGATGGTTCGACCGATCCAGCGGTCCGCCCATGGCTGACACAATGGGCGTCGCGACATCCGGACCGTGTTTCGCTGGTTTGCTTGGATGAGAACTTGGGCTTTGTCGGGGCAGTGAACACCGGCTTGGACCATGCATTATCGCGAGATGTCGACGGGCCGGTGGTGTTGCTGAACTCCGACGCATTGGTTCCAGAGAATTGGGCCAATCGTTTGTGTGATCCTTTGAATGAGCCGTCAGTCGCCTCGGTCACACCGATGTCAAATGCGGCTGAGATCCTGTCTGTGCCCGATATTGGACCTGGCATCCCCTTGCGTGATGGCGAGGCGGACAAAATCGACACGGTCGCTCGCCGCTTGGGCGCAGTACCATTGCCGTCCATCCCAACGGGCGTGGGCTTTTGCATGGCTCTGTCGCGCAACTGGCTTCGCAGAGTGCCTCGGTTCGACCCTGCTTTCGGGCGAGGCTACGGCGAGGAGGTCGATTGGTGCCAGAAAACGCGTGCTTTGGGTGCAAACCATCTTTGCCAGCCGGGCCTGTTCGTTGAGCATGTCGGCGGGCAAAGCTTCGGGTCAAAGGAAAAATCGGCGCGCATCCGCGTGGCTGGCGCTAAGATTTCCCGCCGTTATCCGCGCTATGACGCAGAGGTTCAGCAGTTCATATCGAACGATCCCCTCGCCACTCCGCGCCTTGCGCTTTCGATTGCACTGGCTGCTGCGCGCGTTGATCGATTGCCAGTATTTCTAGCTCACTCCTTGGGTGGAGGCGCGGAAGCAGCACTGCGCGTTGAAATGGCTCGGCACGAGGCTGCGGTCGTCTTGCGTGTTGGGGGACTAAGGCGTTGGCAAGTAGAGGTGCATGTCGCCAGGCAAGTTCTCGCGGGTCGAACTGATGATATCGATCTCGTGCGCCGTCTGCTCGCATCGGCCGAGGCTTTGGATCTGATCTATTCCTGCGGCGTCGGCGACTCTGATCCCTTTGGTTTACCGCAGATTCTGTTGTCTCTGCGTCGCACGGATAGGTCGGATCGGCTTCTAATGCGTCTGCATGACTATTTCCCACTGTCGCCGTCTTACACGTTATTGGGGCGAAATGGGTTTTCGGGTGTCCCAGCGCCTGAAACGTCAGACCCATGCCACGCCACGCGCAGGCCCGACGGAACACGCCTGACGTTGGCAGATTGGCGCGCCGCTTGGGGAAAGCTCGTGGCGGAATGCGACGAAGTCACCACGTTTTCACAAGCCTCTGCCCGTCTGTTTTTGGAAGGCTATGGCAACGCGAATGTAAAGGTGAGACCCCATCTTCGTCTGGTCTCCGTACGGAGGATGGCAGAGCAATCGGGGCGGCGGGTTGGTATCTTGGGGCATCTGAATATCCAGAAAGGTGCGCTGGTTATCCGCGAACTTGCCACCGCCCATCCGCACCAAACCTTCGTTGTCATTGGATTGGTCGACAGCTCTATCCCCCTTCCACGTAACGTGATCGTTCACGGTACCTATGAAAGGGATGAGATTACCGAGCTAGCGCGGCTTTACGGCATCCGCGCCTGGCTTATGCCGTCCGTTTGGCCGGAGACCTTCTCCTTTGCCACGCGTGAGGCGCTTGCCACCGGACTCCCGGTCGCAGGCTTCGCCCTTGGCGCGCAGGGGGAAGCGTTACGTGATGCGCCAAACGGGTTCACCGTCCCGCTTGAACCAAAGTCCGGTGCAGCGGAACGGCTGTTTTCCATGGTGGATCCGGCGCGCAGCACACAAGCCGCCGCCGAGTAG
- the rfbA gene encoding glucose-1-phosphate thymidylyltransferase RfbA, producing the protein MARKGIILAGGSGTRLYPVTTGVSKQLLPIYDKPMIYYPLSVLMLSGIREIAVITTPTDQDQFKRTLGDGSQWGLSLTYIEQPSPDGLAQAYLLARDFLNGAPSAMVLGDNIFFGHGLPSVLAVADAKTDGGTVFGYRVTDPERYGVVDFEQDGSVRAIVEKPEIAPSQYAVTGLYYLDGTAPDRAAAVAPSPRGELEITSLLESYLADGALTVERMGRGYAWLDTGTHESLLDAGNFVRTLTQRQGLQVGSPDEIAFELGWIGEAELSARADLFGKSGYGRYLASLLKG; encoded by the coding sequence ATGGCGCGCAAAGGGATCATACTTGCCGGCGGGTCCGGCACGCGGCTTTACCCGGTAACGACCGGCGTGTCGAAGCAGCTTCTGCCGATCTATGACAAGCCAATGATCTATTATCCCCTCTCGGTCCTGATGCTGTCTGGCATTCGCGAGATTGCGGTTATCACCACCCCCACGGATCAGGATCAATTCAAGCGCACTTTGGGTGATGGCAGCCAATGGGGACTCAGCCTCACATATATCGAACAGCCTAGCCCGGACGGGCTTGCACAAGCGTATCTGCTGGCACGTGATTTCCTGAATGGCGCACCATCCGCCATGGTTCTGGGCGACAACATTTTCTTCGGGCACGGGCTGCCGTCGGTTTTGGCCGTCGCCGATGCTAAAACTGATGGTGGAACGGTCTTCGGCTACCGAGTGACTGATCCTGAGCGGTACGGCGTTGTGGATTTTGAACAGGACGGGAGCGTCCGAGCGATTGTCGAAAAGCCTGAGATCGCACCTTCGCAATACGCTGTCACGGGTCTTTACTATCTCGATGGAACAGCGCCTGACCGAGCCGCCGCTGTTGCGCCCTCGCCCCGCGGCGAATTGGAAATCACAAGCCTTTTGGAGAGCTACCTTGCCGATGGTGCTCTGACCGTGGAACGCATGGGGCGCGGATATGCATGGCTTGATACAGGAACCCACGAAAGCCTGCTGGACGCTGGAAATTTCGTGCGAACACTTACGCAGCGACAAGGCCTGCAAGTTGGCTCACCTGATGAGATTGCGTTTGAACTTGGCTGGATCGGCGAGGCTGAGCTTTCCGCCCGTGCGGATCTGTTCGGCAAGTCGGGCTATGGCCGCTATCTCGCATCACTTCTGAAAGGATAG
- a CDS encoding ABC transporter ATP-binding protein — protein MSGLQLTDVIKRYGQTQVIHGVDLTIEDGEFCVFVGPSGCGKSTLLRMVAGLEETTEGTIEIGARDVTRADPAERGVAMVFQTYALYPHMTVEQNMGFGLKMNGHPANEIKEKVSEASRILKLDDYLARKPVALSGGQRQRVAIGRAIVRGPEVFLFDEPLSNLDAELRVEMRVEIARLHNEIGATMIYVTHDQVEAMTLADKIVVLRAGYIEQVGAPLHLYNDPDNKFVAGFIGSPAMNFFDGVNTGGTVTVPALGGATMRAPASLTADGPVTVGVRPNKVALSDGGTHTVDLSERLGGISYHYVNAPDGSRIVVEAHDQHAPAPGSKTGISFDVEDAYFFDAKTEQRLR, from the coding sequence ATGTCGGGCCTGCAACTAACGGACGTCATCAAGCGCTATGGTCAGACCCAAGTGATTCACGGAGTCGATTTGACCATTGAAGACGGCGAATTCTGCGTCTTCGTCGGCCCCTCGGGCTGCGGCAAGTCCACGCTCCTGCGCATGGTTGCAGGGCTGGAGGAAACCACGGAAGGTACGATCGAGATTGGGGCGCGCGATGTCACCCGCGCCGACCCCGCCGAGCGTGGCGTGGCGATGGTATTCCAAACCTACGCACTTTATCCGCATATGACGGTCGAACAGAATATGGGTTTTGGCCTGAAGATGAACGGCCACCCGGCTAACGAGATCAAAGAAAAGGTTTCGGAGGCATCGCGCATTCTCAAGCTGGACGATTATCTGGCACGCAAGCCAGTTGCGCTGTCCGGTGGCCAACGCCAGCGTGTCGCCATCGGCCGAGCGATTGTTCGTGGGCCAGAAGTGTTCCTGTTCGACGAGCCGCTGTCTAACCTAGACGCTGAATTGCGGGTAGAGATGCGAGTGGAAATCGCGCGCCTGCACAATGAAATTGGCGCGACGATGATCTATGTGACCCATGACCAGGTCGAAGCCATGACACTGGCCGACAAGATCGTGGTGTTGCGCGCGGGCTATATCGAGCAGGTCGGTGCGCCGCTACACCTCTACAATGATCCCGACAATAAATTCGTCGCAGGTTTTATCGGCAGCCCGGCTATGAACTTTTTCGACGGAGTGAATACCGGCGGCACCGTGACAGTCCCTGCGCTTGGCGGTGCCACAATGCGCGCCCCTGCAAGCCTGACTGCGGATGGACCGGTGACCGTTGGCGTGCGCCCAAACAAGGTTGCGCTGTCCGATGGCGGCACCCACACAGTCGATCTGTCTGAACGGTTAGGAGGGATCAGCTACCACTACGTCAACGCCCCTGATGGTTCACGGATTGTGGTTGAGGCGCACGATCAACATGCTCCGGCCCCCGGTTCAAAGACAGGGATCAGCTTTGACGTCGAAGATGCCTATTTCTTTGACGCGAAGACGGAACAGCGCCTGCGCTAA